A section of the Primulina eburnea isolate SZY01 chromosome 1, ASM2296580v1, whole genome shotgun sequence genome encodes:
- the LOC140831938 gene encoding F-box protein At2g27310-like, with protein MSISSVESMTPLSSDLFYDILGRLDGSTLASAACSCATFCSISKEEKLWENVCSSMWPSTNRDDVKKFISSIGGFKKFYADCFPLIVNKEVREFRWNDYYEYPQEWAEAEYYGYEDEVEDISPSDFVSLVDIRYRDKTICSKVLWGIPYANDFNGWFYDCPFRMDLLAYTAGEDDQADAVTISLSDGLPPVQSIERERKDGKLWQELRGGIRLSWILVNHKIKKAANLSSWSTIGGQKHWPTGKDFLIRFGSVLPAKDILPCQVVECILTMKFRLIHTEGEGTSTTLKITELSMQLGDMEGSHLNGRNTLLVLKEALSCRRSKNYSEALESCHLYSKVQSELKEEKMRYENRLDRLWILGSITACATFCLYCL; from the coding sequence ATGTCTATCTCATCGGTCGAAAGTATGACACCATTGAGCAGCGATCTTTTCTACGATATACTTGGTCGTCTTGATGGTTCAACTTTGGCTAGTGCTGCCTGTTCTTGTGCAACATTCTGCTCTATTTCAAAGGAAGAAAAATTGTGGGAAAATGTATGCTCTTCTATGTGGCCTTCAACTAATAGAGACGATGTTAAAAAATTTATCTCGTCAATTGGTGGATTCAAAAAATTTTACGCCGATTGTTTTCCCCTCATAGTAAACAAGGAGGTTCGTGAGTTTCGTTGGAATGACTATTACGAATATCCTCAAGAATGGGCTGAAGCCGAATATTATGGCTATGAGGATGAAGTGGAAGATATTTCACCCTCTGATTTTGTCTCTTTGGTCGATATCAGATATCGAGATAAAACAATTTGTTCTAAAGTCCTCTGGGGCATCCCTTATGCAAATGACTTTAATGGGTGGTTTTATGATTGCCCATTTCGTATGGATCTTCTTGCATATACGGCTGGAGAGGATGATCAGGCAGATGCAGTCACTATTTCTTTATCCGACGGCCTGCCTCCAGTTCAGTCAATCGAAAGAGAGAGGAAAGATGGAAAGCTCTGGCAAGAACTCCGTGGTGGCATTAGGCTTAGTTGGATTCTTGTTAACCATAAAATCAAGAAAGCTGCAAATCTATCCAGTTGGAGCACCATTGGAGGACAGAAACATTGGCCAACAGGAAAGGATTTCTTGATACGATTCGGCTCTGTTCTTCCGGCCAAAGATATCCTTCCTTGTCAAGTGGTGGAATGCATTCTCACCATGAAGTTCAGATTGATCCATACTGAAGGTGAAGGTACAAGTACGACTCTGAAGATAACAGAGCTAAGCATGCAACTTGGTGACATGGAGGGTTCTCATCTTAATGGTAGAAACACTTTGCTGGTACTGAAAGAAGCACTTAGCTGTCGAAGGAGCAAGAATTACAGTGAAGCCCTCGAGTCATGTCATCTGTACTCGAAAGTTCAGAGCGAGCTCAAGGAGGAGAAGATGAGATATGAAAACCGGTTGGACAGATTATGGATTTTAGGAAGCATTACAGCTTGCGCCACTTTTTGCTTGTACTGTCTATGA